Genomic window (Paenibacillus sp. 37):
AGCTATTGCAGCAAGTATGGGGAGGGCATCATCATGAGTCTGATAGCCATTATCTTCGGGTATATGTGGGACATCTGCGCAAAAAATTAAATGAAGATCCAACGAATCCGCGATATATTCAGACGGAGCCGGGTATTGGTTATCGTTTTTTGCTCCCTGCCGAGTAAGGATCAAGGGAGCGAGGCATTTCTTCTAAAAGATGTGATGCACGTTTCAGCGGGTGAGCGCTATGGATGAACCAAACCAACAAAGCACCGTCCCCTTTAGCTGCAAAGGAAACGGTGCTTTTATATATTATGAGGTATATTTCGGCAACCAGTCGCCGTGAGCCTCAATCAACTCATCACACATCGCTACGATGTCGTCGATAGACAGTTCGGCAGCCGTGTGTGGGTCAAGCATGGCGGCGTGATAGATATGTTCCTTTTTACCAGTGATTGCTGCTTCAATGGTCAGCAGTTGCGTGTTAATGTTTGTCCGGTTCAGTGCTGCGAGTTGTGGAGGCAGATCCCCAATGTACGTAGGGCTGATCCCTGATCCATCGACCAGACAAGGTACCTCGACACATGCCTCGCGCGGCAGATTCGTAATCAGTCCGTTGTTCATGACGTTGCCGCCAATCTTGTATGGGTTATTCGTCTCCATCGCTTCGATAATATGCGATGCGTATTCACGGCTGCGGGTGTGTTCAATATTTTCGCTGGCAAACAGCTTGGTACGCATTTCTCTCCAGCCTTCAATCTGGTTCACACAGCGGCGTGGATACTCATCCAGTGGAATATTGAAGCGTTCAATCAGCTCCGGGTAATTCCGTTTGATGAAGTAAGGATGGTACTCGGCATTATGCTCGGAGGATTCCGTTACATAATAGCCAAAACGCTGCATCAGCTCAAAACGAACCATGTCGTCATGCTGTTCCTTCTGTTTTTCCTTCGCCAGACGTTTAATCTCGGGGTACAGATCCTGCCCGTCTTTTGTAACTTCGAGCAGCCACGCCATGTGGTTGATCCCTGCAATCTTAGCCACGACACCTGTCTGATCGATCCCCAGTGCATCAAACAGATGCGGTACACATACCTGTACACTATGACACAATCCTACGGTTTTGATCCCGCCCTGCACATTCATGACGTTAGTAAGCACGGCCATCGGGTTGGTGTAATTCAGGAACCACGCATCCGGACATACTTCCTGCATATCTCGGGCGAAATCCAGCATAACAGGAATCGTACGCAGATTACGGAAAATTCCGCCGATGCCGAGTGTATCTGCAATGGTTTGACGCAATCCGTATTTCTTCGGAATCTCGAAGTCTGTAATGGTACATGGATCATATCCACCGACTTGGATAGCGTTAATGACATATTTGGCCCCGCGCAGCGCTTCTTTGCGGTCATGATATACGTTCACAACGCAACGACTTCCGAGTGAACGGGCCAGGCTGGTCAGCAAACGCTCGGAATCGCTCAAACGTTCAGCATCGATGTCAAACAATGCCAGCTCAAAATCCTGCAGTGCTTCGGTCATCATGACATCACCCAATACGTTTTTGACAAAGACGGTGCTTCCCGCACCGAGAAATGTAATTTTATTCATTTAAGTTCAGCCTCCCTGAAAAATGTTGTACCCCAACTATAGGCCGATTCGGCACATATAACTATGGTTCAACCCCTCTCAAACATGTCATAATCCCATTTTTGTTCCCGCTTTCAACTAATATAGAAGAACTTTAGCTGTTATAATATAAATAGACGAAATGAAGAGGTAAGCGGAACGAAGTCAGGATGGAGGGCGAAAAATGAGTCGCATTGAGATGAATGTGGTTCCCGCAGGCTGGACACAGATGGAGCTGATGTTGTTGTTTTTTGGGTGGGAGGCATGTGACCCTGCGCATTATTGGGGACCGGGTGTACGTGATTCTTACATTGTGCACTACATCCATGAAGGACGGGGCACTGTGTACATGGGGGATCAGGAGTACAAGCTTAGCGAGGGACAGGGTTTTGTCATTCTCCCGGACACGCTTATTCATTATGAGGCAGATCCGCAGGAGCCCTGGACGTATTCGTGGTTTGGTTTTAAAGGCATACAAGCCAAAGCATTCATGCAACGTGCTCAATTGAGCGCGGAGCGGCCGGTTTATGATGCCCATGATACGAGTGCGATGGAACGGTTGTATACGGAGATGGTCCAAGCTTCCACGCGGTCAGAAGGCGATGTGTTGAACCAGAGTCTCTTGTACCGCTTGATGGCAGAACTCATCTCTTCTTCACCTGTGAAGGAAGTTATAGGGCAGCTCCTTTCGAACAAAGAAACATACATCCGGCAGGCGGTGCAATTTATGGAGAACAGGTACAGTCAGCGAACTTCCATACTGGATATTGCCCAAGCTGTGGGGCTGGATCGCACGTATCTATCAGGATTGTTTAAAGAGCGATATGGCATGTCGCTACAGTCCTTTTTTCTGGAGTACCGTATGAATAGGGCAGCCGAACTTCTTCAGAATCCAGGGCTGTCGGTCAGTGAAGTGGCCCATTCTGTTGGTTATACGGACCCATTATTATTTTCTAAGATGTTTAAGCGTGTGACGGGCGTATCTCCGAAGGGGTCGAGAATTCGCGATTAGACGTACTTAGTGTTTCAAATTTGAAAGAAAATTTTTGATCATTAAACGTTGTCCCGCTATTCTGATACAGAAGTGTAATTGAATATGTGGAACTTGGTGCTTTGCCCGTCAGGGTGGAAGCTTAATAGGGAATTCCGGTGTAATACCGGCGCGGTCCCGCCACTGTAACAGAGGAGTCAGGTAGTGATAATCCACTGGTTTAAGCCGGGAAGGAGCTGCAAGTGACGATGAGTCTTGAGCTAGGAGACCTGCCAGGTTTAACTAACACAGTAGTACCCTAAGGGAGATAGGACGGTGTTTAGAGAGCATGATTTTTTCTACCCGTCTCCTGGAGAAAGTCTGTCAGGATAATACAATGTGCGGGTTTTCGTTATAGTCTAAGTAAGGTTATAAAAAGAGAATGATGCAAAAAGGGTTACCCCAGAAGTCCATAGATGACTTTCAGGATAACCCTTTTGTTGTATAACAGGCATGTTGTGTGTAAGTTGGAACGTGATACAGCAATAGCTTCTGAATGCTTCATCTTATGTCGTTCATTGCACCTATATCAATTCAGTACACCATAGTTTTGTGAAGGCTGCATAGTATTTTATCTGCCCTCATGTCTATTTCATCATATATTTATTGATTGCTTCATTGGGTGTTATCGCTATACAGACAGTCAGTCTTATTTTGGAGAGATACTCCGCATATAGACTCTTCTGTCCACATGTAGTTGGTTACATCTGCTTAGCCAGTCGTGCTGACGTGAGAGATTCAAACTAGTGCGGTACTTGCGATTGGAAGTCGTTCCGGCTAGACTGGTCAGCATGATAAAAGACAATGTCGCCATCCTTCAGCGGCCAGGTTCTGCCTTGACTGTCTGTTGGCATTGTGTTGAAACCTTCCATCTGCCATTGATTCATCAGTGGTGCATGAATGTATTGCAGATGGGGCGCCTCTGTATTTCCATTCTGCAGGCTCTCCATGTTGAAGTTAACTACGATATAACCATTCTTTAGAAAAATCTTCGATTTCTCATCCAGCTGATTTTGTCGGGCTAGGGGTTCAAGATCCGTACCTTTTGATACGGCATATACATCGGCTGGCAAGCTGTACTCCCCGTACCAACGCTGGATTGCTGCATTGGCCCGGTCCACGTTGACCCCGGAAGGAATCTCCGTTTTGGGCCCGATGAGTGTCCGAATCGGAGCGGACAGGATCATCCAGTCATAACGACCTACCCATGTTTTTTGATGAGATGTCTGATCGACTAGTCGAACCATATGTTCTGCCAACGTACGCTGGCTGCGTTCTTCCGCTGTCAGTTCATAAGTATACTGATAACGCGCGGTATCGCCTAACTCTGTGCCGGGTACATTCCGAAGCCGCGAGTTCAGGACAACAAATCGTTTCTCCAGATCCTGAGCCGATCCGATGCGGATTAGGCGTTCCTGGCCTCGATGGTAGTACAGATCTACTTCTTTCCGGGAAGACCCGTCTTTACTCACAAAAGCAAAATTGGGTGTAATTCGAATACCATCCTGATTGCCAAACATATTGCCCTTGGTCTTCAGATCGAACTTGAAATGGTACCCTGTCTTCACAAGTGCGTTAGCAAATCCCTGTACCGGGTGGCTTCCCGGTCGAATGGGCAATACAAATGGAGCCAGGTTACCTCGTGGATCACCATCAATGCTATTCATCCCGGTCCAGTAGCTATAGCCCGTTGGTTCGGAACTACCCAATCGCTTGCGAAATACATTTTCCCAGTTGTAATCAGAAA
Coding sequences:
- a CDS encoding alpha-glucosidase/alpha-galactosidase; the protein is MNKITFLGAGSTVFVKNVLGDVMMTEALQDFELALFDIDAERLSDSERLLTSLARSLGSRCVVNVYHDRKEALRGAKYVINAIQVGGYDPCTITDFEIPKKYGLRQTIADTLGIGGIFRNLRTIPVMLDFARDMQEVCPDAWFLNYTNPMAVLTNVMNVQGGIKTVGLCHSVQVCVPHLFDALGIDQTGVVAKIAGINHMAWLLEVTKDGQDLYPEIKRLAKEKQKEQHDDMVRFELMQRFGYYVTESSEHNAEYHPYFIKRNYPELIERFNIPLDEYPRRCVNQIEGWREMRTKLFASENIEHTRSREYASHIIEAMETNNPYKIGGNVMNNGLITNLPREACVEVPCLVDGSGISPTYIGDLPPQLAALNRTNINTQLLTIEAAITGKKEHIYHAAMLDPHTAAELSIDDIVAMCDELIEAHGDWLPKYTS
- a CDS encoding AraC family transcriptional regulator; translation: MSRIEMNVVPAGWTQMELMLLFFGWEACDPAHYWGPGVRDSYIVHYIHEGRGTVYMGDQEYKLSEGQGFVILPDTLIHYEADPQEPWTYSWFGFKGIQAKAFMQRAQLSAERPVYDAHDTSAMERLYTEMVQASTRSEGDVLNQSLLYRLMAELISSSPVKEVIGQLLSNKETYIRQAVQFMENRYSQRTSILDIAQAVGLDRTYLSGLFKERYGMSLQSFFLEYRMNRAAELLQNPGLSVSEVAHSVGYTDPLLFSKMFKRVTGVSPKGSRIRD